In Acidobacteriota bacterium, a genomic segment contains:
- the hybA gene encoding hydrogenase 2 operon protein HybA, with the protein MKLGRRQALKVIAATGAMAAGSVAPASAARARREPPPDALGMLYDTTKCIGCKACVVACTEANHLEVDTSWSDGLYQAPLDLNGKTKNVIKLYREGPYQSYVKAQCMHCVDPACTSACMLGSLKKDPVTGIVTYDQRYCVGCRYCMMACPFNVTKFEYHKVAPNIVKCELCRHRFAEATLAETNGFSRFPANHGPACCEVCPREAVIYGKRSELLAEAKRRLAEHPDRYVPKIYGEDDAGGTQVLYLSHVPFEKIGLPDFGPRGVPHTAYTVQEGLYQGFVAPVALYGALAFVMWRNRKKGGQPADAAAGKGEAS; encoded by the coding sequence ATGAAGCTCGGACGGCGACAGGCCCTCAAGGTCATCGCGGCGACGGGCGCCATGGCCGCTGGCTCGGTGGCGCCGGCGTCGGCCGCCAGGGCGCGTCGCGAGCCCCCGCCCGACGCGCTCGGCATGCTGTACGACACGACGAAGTGCATCGGCTGCAAGGCGTGTGTCGTGGCGTGCACCGAAGCGAACCATCTCGAGGTCGACACCTCGTGGAGCGACGGGCTCTACCAGGCGCCGCTCGATCTCAACGGCAAGACCAAGAACGTCATCAAGCTGTACCGCGAGGGCCCCTATCAGTCGTACGTGAAGGCGCAGTGCATGCACTGCGTCGATCCGGCCTGCACGAGCGCCTGCATGCTGGGATCGCTCAAGAAAGACCCCGTGACGGGCATCGTCACCTACGACCAGCGCTACTGCGTCGGGTGCCGCTATTGCATGATGGCGTGCCCGTTCAACGTGACCAAGTTCGAGTACCACAAGGTCGCGCCGAACATCGTGAAGTGCGAGCTGTGCCGGCACCGGTTCGCCGAGGCCACGCTGGCCGAGACGAACGGGTTCAGCCGCTTCCCGGCCAACCATGGGCCAGCGTGCTGCGAGGTCTGCCCGCGCGAGGCGGTCATCTACGGCAAGCGCAGCGAGCTGCTCGCCGAAGCGAAGCGCCGGCTCGCCGAGCACCCCGATCGCTACGTGCCGAAGATCTACGGCGAAGACGATGCGGGCGGCACCCAGGTGCTCTATCTCTCGCACGTGCCGTTTGAGAAGATCGGGCTGCCCGACTTCGGTCCGCGCGGCGTGCCGCACACCGCGTACACCGTCCAGGAAGGCCTCTACCAGGGGTTCGTCGCGCCGGTCGCCCTCTACGGCGCGCTGGCGTTCGTGATGTGGCGCAACCGCAAGAAGGGGGGCCAGCCGGCTGACGCGGCCGCAGGGAAAGGGGAGGCGTCATGA
- a CDS encoding hydrogenase small subunit codes for MPALPRRSYPRSTQETLLLPRRGFDEEVLPSVSRRDFVRVCTMAAAAVGLTGTAAARMVEAAVAGLKPSVIWLHFQECTGCTESLLRTSHPDLASLILDLISLDYHETLLAASGHQAEQVLHDTMKAHAGKYVCIVEGAIPTKENGIYCKIGGKTAVDMLNEVAAQAGAIVAIGSCASWGGIPSADPNPTGATGAPMILEGKTVVTIPGCPANPYNLLGTVLQYVALGTLPELDAKGRPKWAYGRTIHEHCPRRAHFDAGRFVDRYGDEAHKQGYCLYKVGCKGPQTHANCSVLHFGESADAWPIGLGHPCFGCTEQTLAFRVPMHDTVDIERPTPPDTYPPIAASQGHASAIAAGLAGLAGGALLGAGYKFAKSMDTEAPPKADGGKKEG; via the coding sequence ATGCCTGCTCTGCCTCGTCGGTCCTATCCTCGTTCGACTCAGGAGACGCTCTTGCTGCCCCGGCGGGGTTTCGACGAGGAGGTGTTGCCCTCGGTGTCGCGCCGCGACTTCGTGCGCGTGTGCACGATGGCCGCGGCCGCGGTCGGGCTCACGGGCACGGCGGCGGCCCGGATGGTCGAAGCCGCCGTGGCGGGCCTCAAGCCGTCGGTCATCTGGCTGCACTTCCAGGAGTGCACCGGCTGCACGGAGTCGCTGCTCCGGACGTCGCACCCCGACCTTGCGAGCCTGATTCTCGACCTCATCTCGCTCGACTACCACGAGACGCTGCTCGCGGCCTCGGGCCACCAGGCCGAGCAGGTGCTCCACGACACGATGAAGGCGCACGCGGGCAAGTACGTCTGCATTGTCGAGGGCGCCATCCCGACGAAGGAGAACGGCATCTACTGCAAGATCGGCGGCAAGACGGCCGTCGACATGCTGAACGAGGTCGCGGCCCAGGCGGGGGCGATCGTCGCCATCGGCTCGTGCGCCTCGTGGGGCGGGATTCCGTCGGCCGATCCGAACCCGACCGGGGCGACCGGGGCGCCGATGATCCTCGAAGGGAAGACGGTCGTCACGATTCCGGGCTGCCCCGCGAACCCCTACAACCTGCTCGGGACCGTGCTCCAGTACGTTGCGCTCGGCACGCTGCCCGAGCTCGATGCCAAAGGGCGCCCAAAGTGGGCGTACGGCCGGACGATCCACGAGCACTGCCCGCGCCGGGCCCACTTCGATGCCGGCCGCTTCGTCGACCGGTACGGCGACGAGGCGCACAAGCAGGGCTACTGCCTCTACAAGGTGGGCTGCAAGGGGCCGCAGACCCACGCGAACTGCTCGGTGCTGCACTTTGGTGAGTCGGCCGACGCCTGGCCGATCGGTCTCGGGCACCCATGCTTCGGGTGCACCGAGCAGACGCTGGCCTTCCGCGTGCCGATGCACGACACCGTCGACATCGAGCGGCCGACGCCGCCCGACACCTACCCACCCATCGCCGCCTCACAAGGCCACGCGAGCGCCATTGCCGCCGGGCTAGCGGGCCTTGCAGGCGGCGCGCTGCTCGGCGCCGGCTACAAGTTCGCGAAGTCGATGGACACCGAGGCGCCGCCGAAGGCCGACGGCGGAAAGAAGGAGGGGTGA